The Tamandua tetradactyla isolate mTamTet1 chromosome 5, mTamTet1.pri, whole genome shotgun sequence genome window below encodes:
- the LOC143682875 gene encoding akirin-1-like isoform X2, producing MACRATLKRPMEFEAALLSPGSPKRRRCAPLPGSAPGLRPPDAEPLPPLPPLQTQISPPTLQQHVPPGSKRRLPTPEQIFQSIEQEYSRYQRWRHLEVVLNQSEACTSESQPHSSALTAPNSPEQYESFVKFTHDQIMRRYGTRPTSYVS from the exons ATGGCGTGCAGGGCGACGCTGAAGCGGCCTATGGAGTTCGAGGCGGCGCTGCTGAGCCCCGGCTCCCCGAAGCGGCGGCGCTGCGCCCCTCTGCCTGGGTCCGCTCCGGGCCTTAGGCCCCCGGACGCGGAGCCGCTTCCGCCGCTTCCGCCGCTTCAGACACAGATTTCACCGCCGACTCTACAGCAGCACGTCCCGCCTGGTAGCAAGCGACGCCTTCCAACTCCGGAGCAAATTTTTCAGAGTATTGAACAAGAATATAGTCGTTACCAGAGGTGGAGACATTTAGAAGTTGTTCTTAATCAGAGTGAAGCTTGTACTTCAGAAAGTCAACCTCACTCCTCAGCACTCACAGCACCTAATTCTCCAG AACAATATGAATCTTTTGTGAAATTCACACATGATCAGATTATGCGACGATATGGGACAAGGCCAACAAGCTATGTGTCCTGA
- the LOC143682875 gene encoding akirin-1-like isoform X1, whose protein sequence is MACRATLKRPMEFEAALLSPGSPKRRRCAPLPGSAPGLRPPDAEPLPPLPPLQTQISPPTLQQHVPPGSKRRLPTPEQIFQSIEQEYSRYQRWRHLEVVLNQSEACTSESQPHSSALTAPNSPGSSWMKKDQPTFSLREVGIICERLLKDYEDKIREEYEQILNTKLAEQYESFVKFTHDQIMRRYGTRPTSYVS, encoded by the coding sequence ATGGCGTGCAGGGCGACGCTGAAGCGGCCTATGGAGTTCGAGGCGGCGCTGCTGAGCCCCGGCTCCCCGAAGCGGCGGCGCTGCGCCCCTCTGCCTGGGTCCGCTCCGGGCCTTAGGCCCCCGGACGCGGAGCCGCTTCCGCCGCTTCCGCCGCTTCAGACACAGATTTCACCGCCGACTCTACAGCAGCACGTCCCGCCTGGTAGCAAGCGACGCCTTCCAACTCCGGAGCAAATTTTTCAGAGTATTGAACAAGAATATAGTCGTTACCAGAGGTGGAGACATTTAGAAGTTGTTCTTAATCAGAGTGAAGCTTGTACTTCAGAAAGTCAACCTCACTCCTCAGCACTCACAGCACCTAATTCTCCAGGTTCCTCCTGGATGAAGAAAGACCAGCCCACCTTTTCTCTCCGTGAAGTTGGCATAATATGTGAGCGTCTCTTAAAAGACTATGAAGATAAAATTCGGGAGGAGTATGAGCAAATCCTCAATACCAAACTAGCAGAACAATATGAATCTTTTGTGAAATTCACACATGATCAGATTATGCGACGATATGGGACAAGGCCAACAAGCTATGTGTCCTGA